A window of the Lactuca sativa cultivar Salinas chromosome 5, Lsat_Salinas_v11, whole genome shotgun sequence genome harbors these coding sequences:
- the LOC128125837 gene encoding uncharacterized protein LOC128125837 — protein MDHDKKILLIILMYLYVRYFWKRGVKRVRDNDSEMTGHEFTLELLHRNPLQCLEVLRMSRESFVRLCAHFRVNYALKDSKHVSVEEKMAMFLMMIGHNQRYVIIKRRFQHSKQTIHKFFHEVLAKMLLFAHDIIVPTSFNPNPNIPGHNRRLRRVFKGAVGALDGTLIHAVVPANKQDLYRSRGKGDCYQNVLAICDFNMMFTFVVAGWEGIAHDSRILSEALANPHAPFPLPPPDKYYLCDAVYANIRGFMAPYRNVRYWLGDFRRRRALTNKEKFNHGHAKLRNVIERAFGVLKARFPILKRMAPFSLVTQRNITLACFALHNFIRREGLRDEFFARYDEPNVSVRNNNAVVDNDEDEIPTHGTAADREYMSQLRDEIAEQLMQNME, from the exons ATGGATCACGACAAAAAGATACTACTCATAATTCTTATGTACTTGTATGTCCGCTACTTTTGGAAGAGGGGTGTAAAACGAGTGCGGGACAACGATTCGGAAATGACAGGacatgaatttacgttagagttacTTCACCGTAATCCTCTACAATGTCTTGAAGTGTTACGCATGTCTCGTGAATCATTTGTCCGACTATGTGCTCATTTTAGAGTAAACTACGCGTTAAAGGATAGCAAACATGTGTCGGTTGAGGAGAAGATGGCTATGTTTTTGATGATGATCGGTCATAACCAACGTTATGTGATTATCAAGCGGAGATTTCAACACTCAAAGCAAACAATTCATAAGTTTTTTCATGAAGTGTTGGCCAAAATGTTGCTTTTCGCACATGACATTATAGTACCAACATCTTTTAATCCGAATCCAAACATTCCGGGACATAATAGGAGGCTACGACGGGTGTTCAAGGGAGCAGTTGGTGCACTTgatggcactttgatacatgcTGTTGTCCCTGCAAACAAACAGGATTTATATAGAAGTAGGGGAAAAGGCGATTGTTACCAAAACGTATTGGCAATATGTGACTTTAACATGATGTTTACGTTTGTTGTTGCCGGTTGGGAAGGGATAGCACACGATTCTAGAATTTTATCAGAAGCATTAGCAAATCCACATGCACCATTCCCGCTTCCACCTCCAG ATAAATATTATCTATGTGATGCCGTCTATGCAAACATTCGAGGTTTTATGGCACCGTACCGTAATGTTAGGTATTGGCTTGGAGATTTCCGTCGAAGACGTGCATTAAcgaataaagaaaaatttaaccATGGACACGCAAAACTTCGGAATGTCATTGAACGTGCTTTTGGTGTCTTGAAAGCACGATTCCCTATACTGAAGAGGATGGCACCATTCTCGTTGGTTACACAACGAAACATTACTCTAGCATGTTTTGCGCTTCATAATTTTATAAGAAGAGAGGGACTACGTGATGAGTTTTTTGCACGATATGATGAACCAAATGTCTCGGTTCGGAATAACAATGCGGTCGTTGATAATGATGAAGATGAGATTCCAACACATGGTACTGCTGCGGACCGTGAATATATGAGCCAGTTACGGGATGAAATTGCCGAACAATTGATGCAAAATATGGAATGA